One stretch of Arachis duranensis cultivar V14167 chromosome 1, aradu.V14167.gnm2.J7QH, whole genome shotgun sequence DNA includes these proteins:
- the LOC107467221 gene encoding probable pectate lyase 16 has translation MATLTFLLVSSILLTFVNAYSTYNTTQIFSNYIHNPPKNKPFLNTIDSCRRAQTNWASNPHALADCAIGFGQGAIGGKHGNLYIVTDPSDDAVNPTKGTLRYGAIQMEPLWIMFEKDMVIRLENELIVNSYKTIDGRGAKVEISNGPCITIQGVNNVIIHGISIHDCQPGTVGLVRSSPDHVGHRRGSDGDAISIFSSSNIWVDHCFFARSADGLIDIIHASTSITISNNYFTQHDKVMLLGHNDEYTADKIMKVTIAFNRFASGLTERMPRVRFGYAHVVNNQYDEWKMYAIGGSSNPTILSEGNVYIAPNNDNAKQITKREAKQNWKNWKWRSSKDVFVNGAYFVPSGYGNCAPNYSNTQSFSAVRAYMVPTITLNAGPLSCVVGRAC, from the exons ATGGCCACCTTAACCTTCCTCTTAGTTTCTTCAATCCTCTTAACCTTTGTTAATGCATATTCAACATACAACACAACCCAAATTTTCTCAAACTATATCCACAACCCTCCCAAGAATAAACCATTCCTCAACACCATAGACTCTTGCCGCCGAGCCCAAACAAACTGGGCCTCCAATCCACACGCCTTGGCCGATTGCGCTATTGGTTTCGGCCAAGGCGCCATTGGAGGCAAACATGGCAACTTATACATTGTAACCGATCCTTCAGATGATGCTGTGAATCCAACAAAAGGCACGCTTCGTTATGGTGCAATTCAAATGGAGCCACTATGGATAATGTTCGAGAAAGACATGGTTATTAGGCTTGAGAATGAGCTCATAGTGAATAGCTACAAGACCATTGATGGAAGAGGAGCCAAAGTTGAGATATCAAACGGGCCATGCATTACAATACAAGGTGTTAACAACGTGATTATTCATGGCATTAGCATCCATGATTGTCAACCGGGTACGGTTGGCCTCGTCAGAAGTAGCCCTGACCATGTTGGCCACCGTCGAGGCTCCGACGGCGACGCCATCAGCATATTTTCATCATCCAATATTTGGGTTGATCATTGCTTCTTCGCACGTTCTGCTGATGGCTTAATTGATATTATTCATGCTTCAACTTCCATTACCATTTCTAACAATTATTTCACCCAGCATGACAAA GTTATGCTACTAGGACACAATGATGAATACACGGCAGATAAAATAATGAAGGTAACAATAGCCTTCAACCGGTTTGCTAGTGGCCTAACTGAAAGAATGCCAAG GGTAAGATTTGGTTACGCCCATGTGGTCAACAACCAATATGATGAGTGGAAAATGTATGCCATAGGAGGGAGTTCTAATCCAACCATTTTAAGCGAAGGAAACGTTTATATAGCACCAAATAACGATAACGCAAAACAG ATTACAAAGAGAGAAGCGAAGCAAAACTGGAAGAACTGGAAATGGAGATCTTCCAAGGATGTATTCGTGAATGGTGCATATTTTGTACCATCTGGATATGGGAATTGTGCCCCAAATTATTCAAATACTCAATCTTTTAGTGCTGTCCGAGCGTACATGGTGCCAACAATAACTCTCAATGCAGGTCCCTTAAGTTGTGTTGTTGGCCGAGCATGTTAA